Within the Cyanobacterium sp. T60_A2020_053 genome, the region TTAGTTCCTCATTATCTTATCGATATTTGTAACCCGACGGAAATTCTCACTCTGGCTGATTATCAAACACGGGGGAGGGCGCTGATTAATCCTGACGGTGACACTCCCGTTTTATTGGTGGGTGGCACGGGGTTATATATTAAATCTATCACCAAAGGGTTAAAAATCCCTAGGGTATCACCTCAACCGGAGTTAAGGCAATCTTTATTAACTTATAGTCAAAAAGAAAGATATGGTTTTTTAAGTGCAGTTGATCCTATGGCGGTTACTAAAATTCATCCTAATGATGAAACTAGAACTATTCGGGCGCTGGAGGTGTATTATGTCACAGGAAAACCCATTTCTGAGCAACAGGGAGAATCTCCCCCTCATTACCCTATTTTACAGATTGGGTTGACGGGCGCCCGTCACCACTTGCATGAGAGGATCGAAATCCGCACGAAACAAATGTTTCAACAGGGATTAATTGACGAAGTACAATATTTAATTGAGAAATATGGTGCTGATTTACCCTTACTCAATACTTTGGGTTATGCAGAAACCAAAGCATATTTAGGCAGAAAATTATCCTTACCAGAAGCAGAAGAATTAATTATTATTCACACTCGACAGTTTGCCAAACGTCAAGAGACTTGGTTTCGTGCTTATCCTGAAATTCACTGGTTTGATGTGGATAATCCTAATTTATACTCAGATGTTTGGCACTTGATTCAAGTTTTTCAGTCTTAATCGGATATTTCCCTTTTTAATCTGTGATCAACAATTATTGGCTTTGCATCATTGCGGGATGATGTGCAATTTTCTGATAGGTTGAAACAACTGTAATATTAAAGGCGATGACCTTTTTAAAATAAGTGACAATCTCTCATAAACTT harbors:
- the miaA gene encoding tRNA (adenosine(37)-N6)-dimethylallyltransferase MiaA, translating into MKNLPLIVICGATASGKSALALEIAQKLNTIIISADSRQVYQDFNIGTAKPSLAEQQLVPHYLIDICNPTEILTLADYQTRGRALINPDGDTPVLLVGGTGLYIKSITKGLKIPRVSPQPELRQSLLTYSQKERYGFLSAVDPMAVTKIHPNDETRTIRALEVYYVTGKPISEQQGESPPHYPILQIGLTGARHHLHERIEIRTKQMFQQGLIDEVQYLIEKYGADLPLLNTLGYAETKAYLGRKLSLPEAEELIIIHTRQFAKRQETWFRAYPEIHWFDVDNPNLYSDVWHLIQVFQS